A stretch of the Corynebacterium maris DSM 45190 genome encodes the following:
- a CDS encoding YebC/PmpR family DNA-binding transcriptional regulator codes for MAGHSKWATTKHKKAANDAKRSKEWAKAIKNIEVAARMGGGDPAGNPTLDDMIKKAKKASVPNDNIERARKRGAGEEEGGSDWETIMYEGYGPSGVAILVECLTDNRNRAATEVRTAMTRNNGNLGESGSVAYMFNRVGYVLVKKGDLTEDDVLMAVLEAGAEEVNDLGEHFEVICEPTDTATVRDALEAADIEVEEWDQDFRADVNVPLELEDAQKVTKLIDALEDADDVQNVYTNLDISDEVAEALAEA; via the coding sequence ATGGCAGGCCACTCAAAGTGGGCGACCACGAAGCACAAGAAGGCTGCGAACGACGCCAAGCGCAGCAAGGAATGGGCCAAGGCGATCAAGAACATCGAGGTCGCGGCCCGGATGGGCGGCGGCGACCCCGCCGGTAACCCAACCTTGGACGACATGATCAAGAAGGCCAAGAAGGCCTCCGTCCCCAACGACAACATCGAGCGCGCCCGCAAGCGCGGCGCCGGTGAAGAAGAGGGCGGCTCCGACTGGGAGACCATCATGTACGAAGGCTACGGCCCCTCCGGCGTGGCCATCCTGGTCGAGTGCCTCACCGACAACCGCAACCGCGCCGCCACCGAGGTACGCACCGCGATGACCCGCAACAACGGCAACCTCGGCGAGTCCGGCTCGGTGGCCTACATGTTCAACCGCGTGGGCTACGTCCTGGTCAAGAAGGGCGATCTGACCGAGGACGACGTGCTCATGGCGGTGCTCGAGGCAGGCGCCGAAGAGGTCAATGACCTCGGCGAGCACTTCGAGGTCATCTGCGAACCCACGGACACCGCCACTGTCCGCGACGCCCTCGAGGCGGCCGACATCGAGGTGGAGGAGTGGGACCAGGATTTCCGCGCGGACGTCAACGTCCCGCTGGAGCTCGAGGACGCGCAGAAGGTCACGAAGCTCATCGACGCGCTCGAGGACGCCGACGACGTCCAGAACGTCTACACCAACCTGGACATCTCCGACGAGGTCGCCGAGGCGCTGGCCGAAGCCTAG
- a CDS encoding acyl-CoA thioesterase gives MSDIREVLDLEAVDADIFRGRAVPSKHKRTFGGQVAAQALVAATKTVSADKQVHSLHGYFIRGGKSAEPTVFLVDRLRDGRSFATRQVRAVQNGETIFSMQASFHIPDDVGPEHADRMRDVPAPEEVVDERALPRPGTRALLDDWVDWDVRVIDPAYYEKNPYTASQQMVWFRSTKALPDDDTFHVCTLAYMSDMTLLYSSLVPHPEHKVQMASLDHAMWFLRPFRADEWLLYDQISPSAAGGRGLTHGRIFNRDGDLVAVVIQEGLTRTLDPDK, from the coding sequence GTGAGCGATATTCGGGAAGTTCTGGACTTGGAGGCCGTCGACGCCGACATCTTCCGGGGGCGGGCCGTGCCATCCAAACACAAGCGGACCTTCGGCGGCCAGGTCGCGGCGCAGGCGCTCGTCGCCGCGACGAAGACCGTCTCCGCCGACAAACAGGTCCACTCGCTGCACGGCTACTTCATCCGGGGAGGCAAGTCCGCCGAGCCGACGGTCTTTCTCGTCGACCGGCTCCGCGACGGACGCAGCTTCGCCACCCGTCAGGTCCGTGCCGTGCAAAACGGCGAGACCATCTTCAGCATGCAGGCCAGCTTCCACATCCCCGACGACGTGGGCCCCGAACACGCCGACCGCATGCGTGACGTGCCGGCGCCGGAGGAGGTCGTCGACGAACGCGCCTTACCGCGGCCGGGCACCCGGGCGTTGCTCGACGACTGGGTCGATTGGGACGTCCGCGTCATCGACCCGGCCTACTACGAGAAAAACCCCTACACCGCCAGCCAACAGATGGTCTGGTTCCGCTCCACCAAGGCCCTTCCCGACGACGACACCTTCCACGTCTGCACCCTGGCGTACATGTCGGACATGACGCTGCTGTATTCCTCCCTGGTCCCGCACCCGGAGCACAAGGTGCAGATGGCCAGCCTGGATCACGCGATGTGGTTCCTGCGCCCCTTCCGCGCCGACGAGTGGCTGCTCTACGACCAGATTTCCCCGTCCGCCGCCGGGGGCAGGGGATTGACCCACGGCCGCATCTTCAACCGCGACGGGGACCTCGTCGCCGTCGTCATCCAGGAAGGCCTGACCAGGACACTGGATCCCGACAAATAA
- a CDS encoding glycosyltransferase 87 family protein — protein MPRLSSACAVWAGWAVARVALLALIVYEPGPMTDVNYYFGGAGQEDGLREYPHAATWVIYLLHWLTAPDLPAFQVAFLAMNLLIDALFLALLLHGRLPARQAAQAGWFWVFFGTACGQVLLMRLDLIPAVLVGAFAALLFLNGVLASVLLAAATAVKLWPGVLGAGLVGGLRERGTWVRVTAFFAALAGLVLITLAVGGLDRLLSPLTYQGERGLQVESVAATVAVAAAQFRPELYDVHFADSKSWEIAGPGVDALIGVADAAMVSVVAGALGWALFALWRGRFTPSVAVAFGVTIVAGLLVANKVFSPQYVIWLGPILAVALRTSAFSHPRWLGVLAVAAAALSTVIYPFFYGDVLSPASGVVGVVALLARNVLVVAILIGSLRWLRAEMRAAARSRSRVIVR, from the coding sequence ATGCCCCGTCTCTCCTCCGCCTGCGCCGTCTGGGCCGGCTGGGCCGTCGCCCGGGTCGCCCTGCTCGCCCTCATCGTCTACGAGCCGGGGCCGATGACGGACGTGAACTACTACTTCGGTGGCGCCGGGCAGGAGGACGGCCTGCGGGAATACCCGCACGCCGCGACGTGGGTGATTTACCTCCTCCACTGGCTCACCGCGCCTGACCTGCCGGCGTTCCAGGTCGCGTTTTTGGCGATGAACCTGCTTATCGACGCCCTCTTCCTCGCCCTCCTGCTCCACGGCCGGCTCCCGGCGCGGCAGGCGGCGCAGGCCGGGTGGTTCTGGGTGTTTTTCGGCACCGCCTGCGGGCAGGTGCTTCTCATGCGTCTGGATCTCATCCCGGCGGTGCTGGTCGGCGCGTTTGCGGCCCTGCTATTTCTCAACGGGGTGCTCGCCTCGGTGTTGCTGGCGGCGGCGACGGCGGTGAAATTGTGGCCGGGAGTCCTCGGCGCAGGGCTGGTCGGCGGGCTCCGGGAGCGAGGGACCTGGGTGCGCGTGACGGCTTTCTTCGCGGCGCTGGCCGGGTTGGTTTTGATCACTCTCGCCGTGGGAGGGCTCGATAGACTCCTCTCCCCGCTCACCTACCAAGGGGAACGCGGGCTGCAGGTGGAGTCGGTCGCGGCGACGGTGGCCGTGGCCGCCGCCCAGTTCCGCCCGGAGCTGTACGACGTCCACTTCGCCGACTCCAAGAGCTGGGAGATCGCCGGCCCGGGGGTCGACGCACTGATCGGTGTGGCTGACGCTGCGATGGTGTCGGTCGTGGCGGGCGCGTTGGGGTGGGCGTTGTTCGCGCTGTGGCGGGGCCGCTTCACTCCTTCGGTCGCCGTGGCGTTCGGCGTGACGATAGTCGCGGGGCTGCTCGTCGCGAACAAGGTGTTCTCCCCGCAGTACGTCATCTGGCTGGGGCCGATTCTCGCGGTGGCGTTGCGCACCTCCGCTTTCTCCCATCCCCGGTGGTTGGGCGTGCTCGCCGTCGCGGCCGCGGCGCTGAGCACGGTGATCTACCCCTTCTTCTACGGTGACGTGCTCTCGCCCGCCAGCGGCGTGGTCGGGGTCGTCGCACTCCTTGCCCGCAACGTCTTGGTGGTGGCGATCCTCATCGGTTCACTGCGGTGGCTGCGGGCGGAAATGCGCGCCGCCGCCCGTTCTCGCAGCCGGGTCATAGTGCGCTGA